In Dysidea avara chromosome 3, odDysAvar1.4, whole genome shotgun sequence, a single window of DNA contains:
- the LOC136250674 gene encoding uncharacterized protein, translating to MGQMSVGGGHSNLEEVMCTIGVPSISKPTFIDIERLLGSAFEDYLNELMLEAGREERELAIQNNQYHHDIPAITVIVDGGWSKRSHGQSYNANSGVGVIFGAATKKLLYIGVKNKYCAVCSIAHKKHTKPPDHKCFKNWWGSSTSMESDIIATGFRQSESMHGLRYTEVIGDGDSSVLHTIQTTVKSYGRDVEKVECANHAVKCFWGRLEQLAKDFLSFRGRGRLTKSVIMKITHGARCAIRNHSKTNNITKLRNDLRADPKHYIGYHKDCDPSWCSEAAKETPVSVNLHDLPPNLLFEIDRAGDRLVNKAAQLISNSTTNLSECYMSIRAKMDGGKQVNRIQSGSFQHRCMTAGLSMILGPGWIETTWKRLFGSCSTITETFSNRRKRKHERDTQRKSSDAYKKARIEKRYHLTPAITDKDYGPEAITPTNSSQDELRLICNEYLTSLQVTVEQATELTRETVDQDPSLNSLWQQLRRPRLTASAFGTVIKRRKNFEKLVETILYKPPPGTIPALEWGRSHEDTARQWYVTHMTKQFGPSYQVSRTGIHISTMHPWLAASPDGVVEDPTQAEGRRFGLLEIKCPYSGRTMTPEVACQEVNQFCSSLTDGQVMLKKTHNYYYQVQGQLEITQLPWCDFLIWTPQGTSLQRIERDEKLWTTVYPKLRSFYREYLLPEIADPVFSSCQPIRRLESP from the coding sequence ATGGGACAGATGTCAGTAGGTGGTGGTCATAGTAACCTTGAGGAGGTTATGTGTACCATTGGAGTTCCTTCAATATCCAAGCCAACATTCATCGACATCGAGAGGCTCTTGGGATCAGCTTTTGAGGACTACTTGAATGAACTCATGTTGGAAGCTGGAAGAGAAGAGAGAGAATTAGCAATACAAAACAATCAATACCATCATGACATACCAGCTATTACTGTAATAGTTGATGGAGGATGGTCCAAAAGGTCCCACGGGCAGTCCTACAATGCGAATTCTGGAGTAGGAGTTATATTTGGTGCTGCTACCAAAAAGCTTCTGTACATAGGTGTAAAAAACAAGTATTGTGCAGTATGTTCTATAGCACACAAGAAACATACCAAACCACCTGATCACAAATGCTTTAAAAACTGGTGGGGATCATCTACATCTATGGAATCAGATATTATTGCCACAGGATTTAGACAATCTGAGAGTATGCACGGTCTTCGATATACAGAAGTAATTGGAGATGGAGACAGTtctgttcttcacaccatacaAACAACAGTTAAGTCATATGGCAGAGATGTTGAGAAGGTGGAGTGTGCAAATCACGCTGTTAAGTGTTTTTGGGGCCGACTAGAGCAGTTAGCAAAGGACTTTCTATCTTTCCGTGGACGAGGTCGTCTAACCAAATCTGTCATTATGAAAATCACACATGGTGCAAGGTGTGCTATTCGGAACCACTCTAAAACCAACAACATCACAAAGCTACGAAATGATCTTCGAGCAGATCCAAAGCACTATATAGGATACCACAAAGATTGTGATCCATCTTGGTGTTCAGAAGCTGCAAAAGAAACACCAGTCAGTGTTAATCTGCATGACTTGCCACCTAACCTTCTCTTTGAGATAGATCGAGCTGGTGACCGTCTGGTAAACAAAGCAGCTCAGCTCATCAGCAACAGCACAACCAACTTGAGTGAATGCTACATGTCGATCAGAGCAAAGATGGATGGTGGAAAGCAAGTTAACAGAATTCAGTCAGGATCATTCCAGCATCGTTGCATGACAGCAGGATTGTCCATGATTTTAGGTCCAGGATGGATTGAGACCACTTGGAAGCGCCTGTTTGGATCCTGCTCAACTATCACTGAGACATTTTCAAACCGTCGTAAACGTAAACATGAGCGTGACACCCAGAGAAAGTCTTCAGATGCATACAAGAAAGCCAGAATTGAAAAGCGATACCATCTCACACCAGCTATTACTGATAAAGATTATGGGCCAGAAGCAATCACTCCAACCAACTCCAGTCAAGACGAGCTGCGGCTTATCTGCAACGAATACCTAACATCTTTACAAGTCACAGTGGAACAGGCTACTGAACTCACGAGAGAAACTGTGGACCAAGATCCATCCCTCAACAgtctatggcagcagctcagaAGACCTCGCCTGACTGCATCTGCATTTGGCACTGTAATAAAACGTCGTAAAAACTTTGAAAAACTagtagaaaccatcttgtacaAACCACCTCCAGGTACAATTCCAGCACTAGAATGGGGACGATCACATGAAGACACCGCAAGGCAGTGGTATGTGACTCACATGACCAAGCAGTTTGGTCCATCATACCAAGTCAGTAGAACTGGTATCCATATAAGTACAATGCATCCGTGGTTGGCTGCTTCTCCTGATGGTGTTGTTGAAGATCCTACCCAGGCTGAAGGAAGACGATTTGGTCTATTAGAAATAAAATGTCCATATTCTGGGAGAACAATGACGCCTGAAGTCGCATGCCAGGAAGTTAACCAGTTTTGTAGTTCTTTAACAGATGGTCAAGTCATGCTAAAGAAAACACACAACTACTATTACCAAGTGCAAGGCCAATTAGAAATTACACAGTTACCCTGGTGTGACTTTCTTATCTGGACACCACAAGGAACATCTTTACAGCGAATTGAACGCGATGAAAAACTCTGGACAACGGTGTATCCCAAACTAAGATCCTTCTACAGAGAATATCTACTTCCAGAGATAGCTGATCCAGTGTTTAGTAGTTGCCAACCAATTCGGCGCCTTGAGTCACCTTGA